The following proteins are encoded in a genomic region of Diadema setosum chromosome 10, eeDiaSeto1, whole genome shotgun sequence:
- the LOC140233973 gene encoding KRAB-A domain-containing protein 2-like, whose product MMCASTRFPEAVPLRRIQNVSKALVKFFTTVGLPKVVQSDQGSNFTSKIFQQVMRELGIKCVTSSAYHPQSQGALERFHQTLKNMMRTYCFEVEKDWDEGLPLLLFSVRESVQES is encoded by the coding sequence ATGATGTGCGCTTCTACGAGATTTCCAGAAGCTGTGCCACTTCGGCGTATACAGAACGTTAGCAAGGCGTTAGTGAAGTTCTTCACAACGGTTGGCTTGCCAAAGGTGGTGCAATCAGACCAGGGTTCCAACTTCACTTCAAAGATATTTCAGCAAGTGATGCGTGAGTTGGGTATCAAATGTGTTACCTCGAGTGCCTATCATCCACAGAGTCAAGGCGCTCTGGAGCGTTTTCATCAGACGCTGAAGAACATGATGAGAACATACTGCTTTGAGGTCGAGAAGGACTGGGATGAAGGCTTGCCGTTGTTGCTTTTCTCGGTGCGAGAGTCTGTGCAAGAGTCCTAG